CCTGAAAGGAGACGGCAGGCGAAGCGTTGCCCGTCGATCGAGACTTCGCGGCCATCGACATAGCCCTCCGACTGCAGATCGTCCCAACTGACGCGCACGAGGATGACGCGATCGCAGATCAGCAGGCGACGCCCGGCATCCTCGACCTCGATCCAATTCAGCGCATGCGCGTCGTGGCGCGGCGTGTCCGACAGCGACCAACGCGCGAAGTTCGGGCATTGCTCGAACTCCGCGATGTCGCCTGGCGGGAGGAAGTCGAATGGTTTGAGCACGCGGAGATCCACGAGCCAGGGGCGAAGCGGCCGCTGAACCGGTACGCCGTCTTTGCAAAGACACCCCAATAACTTGGTACCAAGAACCTTGTGCATCTCTCCCCTTAACGGAATTCTATTCCGCTTTTCTTCTATAATTTTGCAGGTGGACCGCCTCTTGCTTGGTTCTTAGCCCCTTCAATCGATGAATTGCCACATCTTTATTTGACAATGGAACGATATTACGCTAGACGGAATATATCGTCAAACCCGCGCCTCAGGAGGAAGACATGGTTGCGCGTTCCAAGATTGGTCGTCGTGAGCTCATGATTGGTACCGGGCTCGGGGCGGCGTCGGCCCTTTTGCCGCGCGGCGCGCTGGCGCAGCAGGGCTCGGTCACGTTCACGTCATGGGGCGGCGCCTTTCAGGATGCGCTGCGGACGACGATGCTGGCGCCGGCCGCAAGCAAGCTCGGCATCACCGTGCGCGAGGACACGACAAACGGCATCCAGGATGTGCGCGCGCAGATCACGGCGCGCCGCGTCACCTGGGATGTGACGGAGCAGGAACTGCCGACGGCCGAGACGCTGAAGCGCGAGAATGCGCTGGAGCCCATCGACTACAGACTCGTGTCGACCGACGGCATCCCGAAGGAGCTCGTCAACTCGCACTATGTCGGCTTCATTAATTTCACGAAGGTTATTGCCTGGCAGGTCGGCACCTACGGCGAAAACGGGCCCAAGACCTGGGCCGACTTCTGGGATGTGCGGAAGTTCCCCGGCAAACGCTCGCTGTTCCAGCAGGTCAACTACGCGCTCGAGGCCGCGACGATGGCGCAGGGTGTTGCGATCCCCGAGGTCTACAAGGTTCTGGCCACGCAGCAGGGCATGGATAGAGCCTGGGCAAAGCTGGAAGAGATCGCGCCCCATATCACCGTTTGGTATCGCGGCGGTTCGCAGTCGGCGCAGCTGCTGCGCGACGGCGAGGTCGATATCATCCACATGGGGCACAATCGCGTCGAAAGCGTCATTTCGTCGGGCAAGAAAGTCGGATACCAGTTCGACGGCGGCACGATGGACATCGACGCCCTGATGGTGCCCCGCGGTGCTCCGAACCGGGAGAATGCGATGCGCCTCATCGGCGAGTTGCTGAAGCCGGACGCGCAAGCCCGTCTTGCCAAGGCAATGCCTCTCGGTCCGGTCAACACCAACGCATTCAGCGCCGGGATCCTCACCGAAGCCGAGGCGCTCAAGGTCAACACGCATCCGAGCAATGTCGGCAAACAGTTGCTTGTCGATCCCAACTTCTATGTCGGCCGTCTCGACCAGCTTACGGAGCGTTTCGAGCGCATCAAGCAGAAGCGCGGCTGATCGGCGGCACGCGTCATCGCTTCGGGAGGTTGAACATGGCGTCGAGTTCGCCGGCAAGCCAGTCGCTGCCGATCAGCGTGCGCAATCTGGTCAAGGCTTACGGCGCGCTGCGCGTACTCGACGACATTTCGATCGACATTCAGGCCGGGGAGTTCATGACCCTGCTTGGCCCGTCGGGCTCTGGAAAAACGACGCTTTTGATGGCACTTGCCGGGTTCGTCAGTCCGGAAAGCGGTTCCATCCGGTTCGGCGAAAAAGAGGTCGTCGCGACGTCGCCGCACAAGCGGGGCATCGGCATGGTGTTCCAGAGCTACGCGCTGTTTCCGTTCATGAGCGTGCTCGAAAATGTCTGTTACCCGCTGAAGATCCGCGGCGTGTCGGCGGTCGACCGCCAGCGACGGGCCGAGCAGGCTCTCGAATTGGTCAAGCTTGGCGGCTACGGCGAGCGGCGGATCAGTCAGCTTTCCGGCGGCCAGCGCCAACGCGTGGCGCTTGCCCGCGCGCTGGTGTTCGAACCGCGCATCATTCTGATGGACGAACCGCTTTCGGCGCTCGACAAAAAGCTGCGCGAGCACATGCAGATCGAGCTCAAGACGCTTCACCAGAAGCTCGACGCGACGATCGTCTACGTCACCCATGACCAGCGCGAAGCGTTGACGATGTCCGACCGGATCGCCGTCATCGATCGCGGACGGATCGCACAGATCGACACGCCGCAGGCGCTTTACCGCCGACCCACCTCGCTCTTTGTGGCCGATTTCATCGGCGAATCCGTCCTGCTGCCGGTTCAATCGGCCGCGGGCGGGCCGGTGTTGCAAGGGCAGCCGCTCAAACTCGCGGCACAGCCGCCGAGCGGCCGGAACCTGCGGCTGGTCATCCGGCCGGAACTGCTTCGCCTCGGTGCGGCATCGCCTGCCGACAATGTCCTGCGCGGGCGCGTGACCCAGGCGATCTATCAAGGCGATTCGATCCTGCTCATCGCCGCGGTCGGCGACGGCCACGACATCAGCATTCGCGTACCGGCCAGCCAGGCCGCCCAATCGGCGATGCCGGAGGTCGGCAAGGACGTCGATTTCGCATTCCACCGCGACGACTCGGTCGTCCTTGCGGAAGACAGCGTATGAGCGCGAACACCCGCCCGCTTGGCCACGCGACGCACGAAGCGGGTGCAGGTGCAAATGCGGCCGCACTCGCCGGCGTCCGCCGCAACGAACGCGCGCTTTTTGCCGGGCTTTCGGCGCCGGCCGCCCTGCTTGTCCTCGTTCTGATCTTTCTGCCGGTGTTCTGGCTTTCGTCGCTCTCGATGTTCGATCGGGCTGGCGAACTTTCGTTCGAGAACTATCGGCGCCTTGCCGGCGACCTTTATGTCGATGCATTCGTCGTGACCGTCCAGATCAGCGCCTGTGTAACGGTGCTGTGCGTCCTTCTCGGGTATCCGCTCTCCTACTGGCTCAGTCGCCGATCGCCGCGCACCGCTAACCTCTTGATGATCTGCGTGCTGCTGCCGTTCTGGACGGCCGTTCTCGTGCGCACCTATGCGTGGCTCGTGTTGCTGCAGCGGAACGGCCTCGTCAATTCGACGCTGCTGAAGCTCGGAATCGTCGATCAGCCGCTGCAGCTCGCCTTCAACATGACGGCCAGCATCATCGGCATGGTCCACATCATGCTGCCGTTCCTCGTGCTTCCGCTCTACGCCGCGATGAAATCCATCGACCTCGACCTCGTGCGTGCGGCGATCGGTCTCGGTTCCTCGCCGACGGGAGCTTTCTGGCGCGTGTTCGTTCCCATGTCGCTGCCGGGGCTTTTTGCGGGCGTCGTGCTGGTTTTCATCCTGTCGCTGGGCTTCTACGTGACGCCGGCCCTGCTCGGCGGCGGGCGCGTCCAGATGATCGCCCAACGAATCGAATCGACGATCACGATCTTTTCCAACTGGGGGGCCGCAAGCGCGCTCGGCGTGGTTCTTCTTGTGCTTGCGCTGGCACTCGTCGGCATCCTGCATCGGGTCTTCGGGCTCGATCGACTGTTCGTGAGGTAGCGCCGTGGCGATCGAAGCATTGCCGGGCCAATCGCCGTGGGCGCAGCGCGCACTTGCCGTCTACGGCACATTCGTCCTGTTTTTCCTGATGCTTCCGACTCTCATTGTCATGCCGATGTCGTTCTCGGATTCGCAGTATCTCGAGTTTCCGCCGCAGGCATGGTCGTTGCGATGGTACCGGGAGTATTTCGGATCGGACGCCTGGATGCGCGCGACGGGAACGTCGCTGATTGCCGCAGTATTGACCACGCTTCTCGCGACGCCGATCGGCACGATCGCGGCCTACGGCATGCATTGCGGTTCGGCGCGGGCGCGCAACGCGCTTCAGCTGCTGGTTCTGATGCCCGTCGTCGTTCCGTCGATTCTCGTGGCGGTCGGCGTGTTCCATCTCTATGCGCTGTTCGACGTCAACTACACGATCGCAGGCGTGGTCGTTGCCCATACGGCGCTTGCCGTGCCGTTCGTGGTCATCAGCGTTCTTGCGAGCCTCAAGAACTACGACATGGCCCAGGAGATGGCCGCGCGCAGCATGGGGGCAGGACGCATCGAAGCTTTTGTCTCGATCACGCTGCCCCAGATCCGATTCTCGGTTCTCACGGGCGCCTTTCTTGCGTTCATAACGTCGCTCGACGAAGTCGTCGTCGCGATGTTCATCTCCGGCGGCGAGAATGCGACTATCACGCGCCGGATGTTCAATGCCCTGCGCGACCAGATCGATCCGACGATCGCGGCGATTTCGACCTGCCTGATCGTAGTGTCGGTGCTTACGCTTGTCCTCGTCCAGGTCGTGGGCAGCGCGCAAAAGCGGAGCGGTTAGCGTGACGGCGCGTCCGATCCACCGGTTTTCCGCCGAGGACCGGCACTTTCGGGGGGCCCGGGTCGGCAGCCTCGCCGACGCGACGCCGGGGACGGCGACCATCTTCGGCCTTTCCGCCTGCGCCGATGCCGCGCGCTCCGTTCGGGATGCGAGTTGGGCGCTCGACGGTCCGTCGCCTTCGATGCTGCTCGACCTTGGCGATACGTCGGCGGATGTTTCGGCAACGGCCGGAGCGATCCAAAAGCACGGCCTCCGTCCGTTTCTGCTGTCTGCCGGGATCGAAGGTGCCGTCGCAGCGATCGGGCCATGTCGGTACGATGTTGCGATCGTCGTCTCCAATACGCTGCCCTTCGCGCCCGAGGCGCTTGGCGCCGTGCCGCTCGTGTGCGTCGGACTGCACGATCTTGTTCCGGCAAAGGCAATGCGGGCTTGGCGCAAGGCTGGCGCACTTTTTGTGCCTGCGATAGGCGCGACGCCTTTCGCGGGTCGTCTGTTGGCCGCGCTCGGGACACTTCGGAAAGGTGCACGGGCAGCGCTCGTGCTCGATGTCGGCGTGATCGATACGGGGCACGCGGCTGCTGCTGCGCGCGTCAATGTCGGCGGGATAACCGTCCTTGAAACAGTCGATGCGATCGGGTCTATCGGCGCGTACTTGGACATCGTCGCTTTTGCCGCTACGGGGCTGCACGCCGATCTTGATCCGCGCGGCCACGCCGAGCTTGTGGTGGCGGCCGCCGTCGAAGCGGCTGCCCGGGGCGGTGATCGGTGATTCCGCAAGCGGGGTTTGCGATCGCAAATCCGACTCTTGTCGGTATCCCGACTTTCCTTGGTGCGCGAATAGCCGATATCGAGCAATTGGAGCCGAATTGGATCGCGATGGTCGGGTTGTTCCTCGACCATGGCTGCAGCACCTCTTTCGGTGCGCGCTTTGCGGCCCGCCAGATTCGCTACGCTTCGGCCGAATACGCGGCGTCTTTGCCGACCGAAACTCTCGCCCGTTGCGTCGATCTCGGCGATCTAAATGTTTTTCCGCTCGAACCCGACCGGCAGGCGGCAGCGCTGAAACGCCAGATTGGCGCGATCGTCGCGACCGGCGCCATCCCTGTCGTGGTCGGGGGCCGTCCTTTGGGCTCGCTTTTGGGCGCCTATGCCGGCCTCGAACAGACGGTTACGCTGGGCAAAGACGTGGATTTCGGCTCCGAGGCCAAGCGTGCGGCACTGCAGATCGATTTGAACGATGCGCTTGGCTGGAAAGCGCCGCCCGGTGCGTTCCGCCGCGTCGTCGATGCGGTATCCCGGCTGCCCGCCGATCGGATCGGGGCCGTTCATTTGGCCGGCGTTGCGCCGGCGCTCGACATCGACGGGCGGCGGGCTGCAGCCTTTGCGGTCGGTATGCTCGACGCAACTGTTCGAATGTTTGCGGGATGCCGTCCATGCCGTTGAGAGACGCGCCGACGCCGCGTATGGCAGGTCATTTGCCGTTCATGCGGTCGCCGATGATCGGTCTTGCAGATATTTCGCCGGGGCAGGTTGCCGTGTTCGGCGCGACACTTGCCGGCGGGGCAGGCGGCTCGCCATACGCGCCGCGCGCATTGCGCGAAACGTCCGTCTATTTCGGCTCGCATTTCTCCTCGAACATGAAGGCGGCGATGGATATCGACCGCCGCGCCGTGCTGTCCGGTGCGGGGATCGCCGGTCGCCTCGTGGAACTCGGCGACATCGACCTTGATCGCAACGTTTCGGATCCTAGTAGCTGCGTCGCTACACTTGCCGAAGCGGTATGCAGGCAAGGCGCCATTCCGCTGATGCTGGGCGGCGCAGGCGATCTTATGGCACCTTTCCTCGAAGGTGTCGGCCGCGCCCTCGGGCAGCGCGTCGCCTCGATCCGGGTCGCTTCCGACCAGCCGCCGCCAGCCCACGCGCCGTTTGCCGTGCAGCTCGATGCCGGCGATTTCGCGTCGATCTGGCATGGCGGCGCAACTCGACCAAGTCTTGGCGGCCTTTCTTTGACGGCGTGCCGCGTACGGATGGCGGAACTTGGCGTCTCAAATCTCGCCGGAATGGCGATCACAGGTCTCGACCCGACGCGCCAAGGGCTTTCGCTCGTGAAGACAGGGCAACGGCTGCTGGTCACCGCGATTCTCGATCTCATCTACGCGCGTCTCGGCGCGCTTCGGACTTTGGAGTGACATCGTGCCCGACGCTACGATCCATTTTTCCTCGCCCTTGCGGCGCTTCTTCCAGGCGCGAAGCGGCATGCCCGCGGACCTCAACGCCGGCGACATTGCCTTTGTCGGCATGCCGTCGGACGCCACGCATTCGAGCCGGATCGGCGCCCGCTTCGGCCCGCGCGCATTGCGGCACGAGACGACGCTTCTGCTCGAAACGCTCGCGCGCGACGCCGCCGACGGCGGTCTCTACGACACGCGCGCGGATCGCTTCGTCGAACTCGCCCATCTTTCGAGCCTCGTCGATCTGGGCGATGCTGCGATCGACGAGAACGACGTCGAGGCGACGATCGAAGCGATTGCCGGGCTTACGCAGGCAGCGGCAGCCCACGGAGCGCTTCCGGTCGCGATCGGCGGCGACCATTTCAACGGCTTCCCCGCTTGCCTCGGCGTTTCCCGCGCGCTTGCGCGCAACGCACCCGACGAGAAGTTCGGCTATATCCATATCGACGGGCATCTCGACTACGGCGATCGGCTTGGTGCGTGGGGCAAGTACAACCATGCCACCAACGCGCGGCGTATCGCCGAACTGCCGAATGTTTCGCGTTCCAACATGGTCTGGATCGGAATCGCGGGATGGGTCGACGGGGTTGACGTCGCGGAGATAGAAGCCGCCGGCGGCCTGATTATCTCGGCCGAAGAATGGAATCGGCGCGGGACATCGGATGTCGCGCAGCAAGTCCTCCGACATGCGTTTCGGGGATGCGCGCGGGCTTATCTCACGATCGACATCGATGCGCTCGATGCCGGGTTTCTGCCCGGAACCGGATCGGTCGTCCACAGCGAGATCACGCCGCGCCACTATCTCGATCTTCTCGCCGCAGTCTCGACAGCACCGCTTTGCGGCATCGATCTTGTCGAAGTTGCGCCGTCGCTCGATCCGTCGGGCCGCTCGGAGAAGATCGCGGCGCGCCTGCTGTTCGAGGTTCTGAAGCCGCGCCTGACGCGGGCCGTCTCCGCATGACAGCCGTGTTCCCAAACTTGATCGACGGCGCGCCCGCCTCGGTCGCTGCCGTCATGCCGAACCTGAACCCTTCGGATTTTCGCGACGTTGTGGGCGAATATGCGGTGGCGACGGCAGCCGACGTCGATGCGGCCGTTTCGTCCGCCAAGCGCGCGCTTCCCGGCTGGGCGCAGACGAACGCGGCAGACCGATCGGAGATTCTCGACCGCATCGGATCCGAGATCGTGGCGCGCTCCGCCGAGCTTGCGGAAATGCTCGCGCGCGAA
The sequence above is a segment of the Magnetospirillum sp. genome. Coding sequences within it:
- a CDS encoding ABC transporter permease encodes the protein MAIEALPGQSPWAQRALAVYGTFVLFFLMLPTLIVMPMSFSDSQYLEFPPQAWSLRWYREYFGSDAWMRATGTSLIAAVLTTLLATPIGTIAAYGMHCGSARARNALQLLVLMPVVVPSILVAVGVFHLYALFDVNYTIAGVVVAHTALAVPFVVISVLASLKNYDMAQEMAARSMGAGRIEAFVSITLPQIRFSVLTGAFLAFITSLDEVVVAMFISGGENATITRRMFNALRDQIDPTIAAISTCLIVVSVLTLVLVQVVGSAQKRSG
- a CDS encoding ABC transporter permease, with translation MSANTRPLGHATHEAGAGANAAALAGVRRNERALFAGLSAPAALLVLVLIFLPVFWLSSLSMFDRAGELSFENYRRLAGDLYVDAFVVTVQISACVTVLCVLLGYPLSYWLSRRSPRTANLLMICVLLPFWTAVLVRTYAWLVLLQRNGLVNSTLLKLGIVDQPLQLAFNMTASIIGMVHIMLPFLVLPLYAAMKSIDLDLVRAAIGLGSSPTGAFWRVFVPMSLPGLFAGVVLVFILSLGFYVTPALLGGGRVQMIAQRIESTITIFSNWGAASALGVVLLVLALALVGILHRVFGLDRLFVR
- a CDS encoding agmatinase family protein, coding for MPDATIHFSSPLRRFFQARSGMPADLNAGDIAFVGMPSDATHSSRIGARFGPRALRHETTLLLETLARDAADGGLYDTRADRFVELAHLSSLVDLGDAAIDENDVEATIEAIAGLTQAAAAHGALPVAIGGDHFNGFPACLGVSRALARNAPDEKFGYIHIDGHLDYGDRLGAWGKYNHATNARRIAELPNVSRSNMVWIGIAGWVDGVDVAEIEAAGGLIISAEEWNRRGTSDVAQQVLRHAFRGCARAYLTIDIDALDAGFLPGTGSVVHSEITPRHYLDLLAAVSTAPLCGIDLVEVAPSLDPSGRSEKIAARLLFEVLKPRLTRAVSA
- a CDS encoding arginase family protein produces the protein MVGLFLDHGCSTSFGARFAARQIRYASAEYAASLPTETLARCVDLGDLNVFPLEPDRQAAALKRQIGAIVATGAIPVVVGGRPLGSLLGAYAGLEQTVTLGKDVDFGSEAKRAALQIDLNDALGWKAPPGAFRRVVDAVSRLPADRIGAVHLAGVAPALDIDGRRAAAFAVGMLDATVRMFAGCRPCR
- a CDS encoding ABC transporter ATP-binding protein encodes the protein MASSSPASQSLPISVRNLVKAYGALRVLDDISIDIQAGEFMTLLGPSGSGKTTLLMALAGFVSPESGSIRFGEKEVVATSPHKRGIGMVFQSYALFPFMSVLENVCYPLKIRGVSAVDRQRRAEQALELVKLGGYGERRISQLSGGQRQRVALARALVFEPRIILMDEPLSALDKKLREHMQIELKTLHQKLDATIVYVTHDQREALTMSDRIAVIDRGRIAQIDTPQALYRRPTSLFVADFIGESVLLPVQSAAGGPVLQGQPLKLAAQPPSGRNLRLVIRPELLRLGAASPADNVLRGRVTQAIYQGDSILLIAAVGDGHDISIRVPASQAAQSAMPEVGKDVDFAFHRDDSVVLAEDSV
- a CDS encoding ABC transporter substrate-binding protein — protein: MVARSKIGRRELMIGTGLGAASALLPRGALAQQGSVTFTSWGGAFQDALRTTMLAPAASKLGITVREDTTNGIQDVRAQITARRVTWDVTEQELPTAETLKRENALEPIDYRLVSTDGIPKELVNSHYVGFINFTKVIAWQVGTYGENGPKTWADFWDVRKFPGKRSLFQQVNYALEAATMAQGVAIPEVYKVLATQQGMDRAWAKLEEIAPHITVWYRGGSQSAQLLRDGEVDIIHMGHNRVESVISSGKKVGYQFDGGTMDIDALMVPRGAPNRENAMRLIGELLKPDAQARLAKAMPLGPVNTNAFSAGILTEAEALKVNTHPSNVGKQLLVDPNFYVGRLDQLTERFERIKQKRG